The following coding sequences lie in one Liolophura sinensis isolate JHLJ2023 chromosome 4, CUHK_Ljap_v2, whole genome shotgun sequence genomic window:
- the LOC135464457 gene encoding probable G-protein coupled receptor 139, with the protein MVSNYSVEYGNKVLLPLTHQTTLPPMGKNMTYRDYPEGMVALAMNKYYLWVLCCLGLVFNTAAILTISKLKPFTTSSLYVILLAIFDTLTLFVKLAYLQLTYHDVRLGDAGCKILCFIGSFLDQFSVWILVLLTIERFVAVWLPLKVSSWFTMFRARLAVAITALALIFINSHMLLLLHQVELEEPYGVECDFYPSHAYFGKSIWYWTESCLTAIFPCIILIVLNSLIVYRMRRSMEKQKKMLSGTESPRMVSHKTHLTVMLVTVSVSFVVLMLPLAMFNTFRSKWKVHSDRERAQYILTRELTHFLADCNHGLNFLFYFLSSKRFRHIFYRIVQCRCQEPRRTFYSGASKMSYYKCNQSSMNTYCMQSNL; encoded by the coding sequence ATGGTGTCCAATTATTCCGTGGAATACGGTAACAAGGTACTGCTACCTCTCACCCATCAAACGACTTTGCCACCCATGGGGAAGAACATGACATACAGGGACTATCCCGAGGGGATGGTGGCCTTAGCCATGAACAAGTATTATCTGTGGGTGTTGTGCTGTTTGGGACTCGTTTTCAACACGGCTGCTATATTAACCATTTCCAAGCTGAAGCCGTTCACAACGTCATCTCTCTACGTCATACTTCTTGCGATATTCGACACGTTGACTTTGTTTGTGAAGTTGGCCTACCTTCAGTTAACGTATCATGACGTCAGATTAGGTGATGCCGGCTGCAAAATTCTGTGCTTTATCGGAAGTTTCTTGGACCAGTTCTCTGTGTGGATTTTAGTCTTGTTGACTATAGAGAGATTCGTGGCCGTGTGGTTGCCGTTGAAAGTGTCCAGCTGGTTTACGATGTTCCGCGCCCGGCTAGCCGTCGCTATAACCGCGTTAGCCTTAATTTTCATCAACTCgcacatgctgttgttgttgcaccagGTGGAGCTGGAAGAACCCTACGGCGTGGAGTGTGATTTTTATCCGAGTCACGCCTACTTTGGGAAAAGCATCTGGTACTGGACTGAAAGCTGCCTCACGGCGATTTTCCCGTGCATTATCCTGATCGTCCTTAACTCGCTAATTGTTTACCGCATGCGGCGATCTAtggagaaacagaaaaagatgCTATCGGGAACGGAGAGCCCCAGGATGGTATCTCACAAGACACATCTCACGGTCATGCTGGTAACGGTATCCGTCTCGTTCGTCGTCCTGATGCTGCCTCTGGCGATGTTCAACACGTTCAGAAGCAAATGGAAAGTTCATTCGGACCGAGAAAGAGCCCAATACATTTTGACACGAGAGCTAACGCATTTTCTAGCAGACTGCAACCACGGATTGAATTTCTTATTCTACTTCCTTAGCAGCAAACGCTTTCGTCATATTTTTTACAGGATTGTTCAATGTCGCTGTCAGGAGCCCCGGAGGACGTTCTACAGCGGCGCCTCCAAGATGTCTTACTACAAATGTAACCAAAGCTCGATGAATACATACTGCATGCAGTCAAATCTGTAG